A window of the Blastopirellula sediminis genome harbors these coding sequences:
- a CDS encoding c-type cytochrome: MSDASLRLFACLFLLGVTLSFPCDASASERQATPTSSIRLKDGFQIELLRSAQPDEGSWICMTFDDKGRLLLADDQAGVLRMTLPVGDKSPTIERLAGTENLKHCRGLLYAYDSLFACATNGEGIYRLRDADGDGTFETQELICPLEYESRYGHGANQLKLGPDGMIYVAIGNDVWFPENVSANSPYHDPHDDWLLPNPQDGEHDERVGYVLKMSPDGKTREIAAGGFRNQVDVAFNDAGELFTWDADMEWDVGLPWYRPTRINHVVSAGEYGWRRGTGKWPTWFPDSLPSTLDTGLGSPTGLTFGGGSQWPQRYRGALYAADWQNGRLLMIDLLEAGASYQGKSEVFAEGSPLNICDLEFGPDGALYFITGGRGSQSGLYRITYTGDEKTVETDQLPAPSAEAAAARKVRHELEALHVREDAAQLPLIWSHLGSDDVWIRSAARLALENQPVETWRDQVQAEPDSKARHTALMALARVGGPADQAIVLQGLAAADFATASPDELLWLLRTMQLTLIRQGQPAAESRDKLLGLLQKVPASDRFAANWLQSELLIALNADMALESIGQKLATAATQEEQIQYVKLLLRSPQHRSRPLQAQLLQWFQQNKRLPGGKLVQSTVLGMRKEFEATLTEQDRENFQKELAQLNEPAEEGEGAALQSSRPLVRDWTVDDLESQLASLNSPSGSSQAGKTHLAAALCLRCHRFGDRGGQVGPDLTNVGKRMDRRTLLESIVNPSKEIDPKYGNSVYLLENGQVISGRTTMVNRNQIGVETDPLTGQSVTIERQEIAESKVSPVSPMPPGLLNVFTAEEVRDLVAYLRKEE; this comes from the coding sequence ATGAGTGACGCCAGCCTTCGCCTTTTCGCCTGCCTGTTCCTCCTAGGCGTGACGCTCTCGTTTCCTTGCGACGCGAGCGCGTCCGAACGTCAAGCGACGCCAACTTCGTCGATCCGCCTGAAGGACGGATTTCAGATCGAACTGCTTCGGTCGGCCCAGCCCGACGAAGGCTCGTGGATCTGCATGACGTTTGACGACAAAGGCCGACTGCTGCTGGCCGACGACCAGGCAGGCGTGTTGCGGATGACGCTGCCTGTGGGCGACAAGAGCCCCACCATTGAAAGACTTGCAGGGACCGAAAACCTGAAGCACTGTCGCGGGCTGTTGTACGCCTACGACTCGCTGTTCGCGTGCGCGACCAATGGCGAGGGGATTTACCGCTTGCGCGACGCAGACGGCGACGGCACGTTCGAGACGCAAGAGTTGATTTGCCCGCTCGAATATGAAAGTCGCTACGGCCATGGCGCCAACCAGCTGAAGCTGGGCCCCGACGGCATGATTTACGTCGCGATCGGCAATGACGTCTGGTTCCCGGAAAACGTCAGCGCGAACTCTCCCTACCACGATCCGCACGACGACTGGCTGCTCCCCAATCCGCAGGATGGCGAACATGACGAGCGCGTCGGCTACGTTTTGAAAATGTCGCCGGACGGAAAAACGCGCGAGATAGCCGCCGGCGGTTTTCGCAATCAAGTCGATGTCGCGTTTAACGACGCTGGCGAGCTCTTTACCTGGGACGCCGACATGGAATGGGACGTCGGTTTGCCCTGGTATCGCCCGACCCGCATCAACCATGTCGTTTCGGCGGGCGAATATGGTTGGCGAAGAGGGACCGGCAAGTGGCCGACCTGGTTTCCGGACAGCTTGCCGAGCACGCTCGACACAGGCCTGGGATCGCCAACCGGCCTGACGTTCGGGGGCGGTAGCCAATGGCCCCAGCGATATCGCGGCGCGCTCTACGCCGCCGATTGGCAGAACGGGCGGCTGCTGATGATCGATCTGCTCGAAGCAGGGGCTTCGTATCAAGGGAAGTCGGAAGTTTTTGCGGAGGGGAGCCCACTGAATATTTGCGATCTCGAGTTCGGCCCCGATGGCGCCCTCTACTTCATCACCGGAGGACGCGGCTCGCAATCGGGACTTTATCGCATTACCTATACCGGCGACGAGAAAACGGTCGAGACGGACCAGCTGCCGGCGCCATCGGCAGAGGCGGCCGCGGCTCGCAAGGTACGCCATGAGCTAGAAGCGCTGCATGTGCGTGAAGACGCGGCGCAGTTGCCGCTGATCTGGAGTCACTTGGGAAGCGACGACGTCTGGATTCGCTCTGCGGCCCGGCTCGCGCTCGAAAACCAGCCGGTCGAAACTTGGCGCGATCAAGTACAAGCCGAGCCTGACTCGAAAGCGCGGCATACCGCGTTGATGGCGCTGGCTCGTGTCGGAGGCCCCGCGGATCAGGCGATCGTGCTGCAAGGACTTGCGGCAGCCGATTTCGCCACGGCGAGCCCTGACGAACTGCTCTGGCTGCTCCGCACGATGCAACTGACGCTGATTCGCCAGGGGCAACCGGCGGCGGAGAGTCGCGACAAGCTGTTGGGTCTGCTGCAGAAAGTTCCAGCGTCCGATCGCTTCGCCGCGAATTGGCTGCAGAGCGAACTGCTGATCGCCCTGAACGCCGACATGGCGCTGGAGAGCATCGGCCAGAAGCTCGCAACGGCCGCAACGCAGGAGGAGCAGATTCAATACGTGAAGCTGCTGCTGCGGTCTCCCCAACACCGCAGCCGTCCGTTGCAGGCGCAACTGCTGCAATGGTTCCAGCAGAATAAGCGACTCCCCGGCGGCAAACTGGTTCAATCGACGGTACTGGGAATGCGAAAGGAGTTTGAGGCGACGCTTACCGAGCAAGACCGAGAGAACTTCCAGAAAGAACTCGCCCAACTCAACGAGCCGGCCGAAGAAGGGGAGGGCGCCGCGCTGCAGTCATCACGGCCGCTGGTTCGCGACTGGACCGTCGACGATCTGGAATCGCAACTGGCCTCGCTCAATTCTCCCTCAGGCTCTTCGCAAGCCGGCAAGACGCATCTGGCGGCGGCCCTCTGCTTACGTTGCCACCGCTTTGGCGACCGCGGAGGACAGGTCGGCCCCGACTTGACGAACGTCGGCAAACGCATGGATCGCCGGACGCTGCTCGAATCGATCGTGAATCCCTCGAAAGAAATCGATCCGAAGTACGGCAATTCGGTCTACCTGCTGGAGAACGGCCAGGTCATCTCGGGACGGACCACGATGGTCAATCGCAATCAGATCGGCGTCGAAACCGACCCCCTGACCGGCCAATCGGTCACGATCGAGCGGCAGGAGATCGCCGAATCGAAAGTGTCGCCGGTCTCGCCGATGCCGCCAGGATTGCTGAACGTCTTTACGGCGGAAGAGGTGCGCGATTTGGTGGCGTATTTGAGGAAAGAGGAGTAG
- a CDS encoding thioredoxin family protein, with protein MSESLSQSLSSSDIESTPPKKRGLHFWRGFWLTFLVVSLAYAWYCFYVPSNRIAWAESYAAAQQQAAESGQPMILYFTGTWCVPCRIMKREVWADDQVAEAVNGHFIPVAIDVGNPDHAAIMARYNVGGAPVTIVVNSQGDALQWRAGGIGKAEFLELLTASESSAAQDQ; from the coding sequence ATGAGCGAATCGCTATCCCAATCACTGTCGTCCAGCGACATCGAATCAACACCGCCTAAAAAGCGCGGCCTTCACTTTTGGCGCGGCTTCTGGCTGACGTTTCTGGTCGTGTCGCTCGCGTACGCCTGGTATTGCTTCTACGTTCCGTCGAATCGGATTGCCTGGGCGGAGAGTTACGCGGCGGCCCAACAGCAAGCGGCGGAGTCGGGCCAACCGATGATCCTCTACTTCACCGGCACGTGGTGCGTCCCGTGTCGCATTATGAAACGGGAAGTCTGGGCCGACGATCAGGTGGCCGAAGCGGTCAATGGGCATTTCATCCCAGTGGCGATCGACGTAGGGAACCCGGACCACGCCGCGATCATGGCTCGCTACAACGTCGGGGGCGCGCCAGTCACAATCGTCGTCAATTCGCAAGGCGACGCCTTGCAATGGAGGGCAGGGGGCATCGGCAAGGCGGAGTTTCTGGAATTGCTGACGGCTTCCGAGTCGTCCGCCGCGCAGGATCAGTGA